The Podarcis muralis chromosome 16, rPodMur119.hap1.1, whole genome shotgun sequence genomic interval tcctgcccacctagcagttcgaaagcacccctaagtgcaagtagataaatagataccactttattgcgggaaggtaaacggcgtttccgtgcgctgcgttggctcgccagagcagcttcgtcacgctggccacgtgacccggaagtgtcttcggacaacgctggctcccggcctcttaagcgagatgagcacgcaacccgagtcggtcacgactggcccgtacgggcaggggtacctttacctttacctagtttatGATCAACGAAcacagaagtaggtgttttggtttgtgaactttgccttggaataagaacatgttttgcttcctgttgagtgtgttccatttgtaaattgagtcccctgctgctatgcgaaagcacgcctcggtttaagaacgctttggtttaagaacggacttccggaacggattaagtttgtaaaccaagataccactgtacacagtgtgCATGGCGCCTCAAACACGCAGGTAATGCCACGTGGAGTTTGGTCCTGAGAAACCTAAGGCGCCACGAGGCATGATCTGATCATTTCGAGATACTTCACAGAAAgagatttcaaaatgaaaatattgaattaattaataatattagAAACTATTCGTTCAGTGTAAGtcacttctttgttttgttttgttttttaaagtttataCAGCTTTATTCATCCGGGGTGGGGAAGTCACTTCTCTGAATCCAGTGGGTTTGCGCAGCCAGGCTAATCCTGGCCGGCCTTCGGAGGGGATCTATCGGGTGCTctgtctggggtgggggtggggggatggcaaAGGACTGCATCAGAGGGACCGGGGTGGGAGCAGGCAGGGGACCGAGGCTGATGCTGGAAGACCTTTGTTCCCCCGGCCTCGGCTTGCAGCCTCAGTGGGAAGACGGCCTGACAAAAGAGCCCCTTTCcaacagactcccccccccccgcgctctcCTCCCGCTTCCCTATTCATCCTTCAGCCTGAATTAGAGCGAGCCCTCCGCTCCCTTCTCACCCTCTCCATTCAAAAGGCAGCCCAGGCGAGGGGGCGGAGCCAGCCTTTCCAAACGAGCCAATCCAGCTGCTCCGCAGGCTCCATTGATGGCGTTTCCCAAAGCgagtctcttcttcttttcttaaagCGGAGGAGGCGTCGGAGAGGGTGGATAGAGCCAATGAGCGACGCAAAGGGCTGTCAGCTTCAAGGAAGGGAATGCCAGCCTCCTCCTGATTGTTGGGGTtcgtccgccgccgccgccgcctccattATTGCATCTCCAGGCGGTGCTTGCCTGTGGCATCATCAGGCTTCCTCTGCTGGTTTCTGAGAGGGGCAGTCCCGCCAGTCACGCACATTTGGGGAACTGGGGAGGTGCGGGGATAAGTTACTGCTTCCCTTCTTTTCTCGCTTCCAGCGCGGCTTGCAAGCCTAAGCGACCCTAAGGCAGGCATAgagaaactcggccctccagatgttttgggactacaactcccacgacccctagctaacaggaccagtgatcagggatgatgggaattgtagtctcaaaacatctggagggccgagattgcccATGCCTGCCCTAAGGCGGCTTTCCCTGCCCCaaacccagatgttttggactacaactcccatcagcacccgCCAGCATGGTTTATTGCACTGGCATGGTCAAAAATTTCTGGAAGGTCCTAGGTTTGGGGGAAGATAATTTAAGGTGAATCTGGTGCTTTTAAGGAGGCAGGATTTGCCCAAGTGCTCCATCtgttttagcttttttaaaaatgaaactcatTTATTGAGTTTGCAAGttgctgggaaccaggcagagggctttgtctacagtggcacctgccctgtggaatgcccccccccatcaaatatcaaggagataaagaactactgtacacaacttttagaagacatctgaaagccagtggcgtagcgtgggttgtcagcacccggggcaaggcaagtaatttgcaccccctaacccgtggatttgcgccccctaacccgtggatttgcgccccctaacctgtggatttgccctaaccccagatgttgcgcccggtgtggccggccccccctgcaccccccacgctacgccactgctgaaagcagccctgtatcgggaagtttttaatgtttgacattttattatgtttgtatatgtgctggaagctacccagagtggctggggaaatccagccagaagggcatggtataaatagtattaccattattattattattattaccctcctgcctttttctccaaggagcttaaggtggtcacatggttcccccccccctcatggtTCCCCATCCCCACAGCAACTCTGTGGGGCAGAGTGGgttgaggcagtgactggccccacatcacccagtgagattcatagctaaatggtgatttgaaccctagtctcccagctCCGACACTAACCGCTATGCAACACTCCTTCTAGTTCTTTAATCATTTGTTTCCTTTCTCAGGGTGTTGGAAGCCATTTGGAAGAGGGGTCCCTCCTTACGGTGTTTTTACCTGTCTCTTGCAAAGTTCATACCTGCCTAAGAACCTGGCTGGAGCAGACTGAGCTAGGCACACTTAGCAGAATGGCTATATGTCCTAGTTTACAGAGGGCGGTCCATTATTTGAACAGTGCCCCACCACTTAAAACAGCTTCCCAACAACCAGCCACATAacataatttatggacctaataggtgtctaaagccatttgcacataagaaATAGGagactacacaacacaaaacactgcttctgtatgtaggttttattttatttggttttctaTCTTGTATTTTgtaaatgtacatccagatttgtttttcctttaaaaaattttggggcccccaagagagtggggccctaagctatatagcttgtttagcttatacgtaaatccggcactgcttatACCACTTTCAGCACTTTCAACATTCTGGCTACAGCCATCAAGGGGATGGGGCGGCTCCTCtatgatatatttttgctaaAGATTTTACAAATACgtccattgtctcttttttcaagttgcgttttctaccgatcagtttcatttgttgtgagacattagtgtggcatacagtgttaggttaggaagaaaagagggggagagaggaggaggagggggcatggtgaggggttggggttgggtggcaatgcttctattcttcgacttagtgtatgtgtggggttttgtgttagCGTCATTTGTGTGGGTTCTATTACTATTtgcttgtatttccttggtggtgagagaggttgggggcagcctagggtgtggttggttgtcagtggtacctcgggttaagaacttaattcgttctggaggtccgttctaaacctgaaactgttcttaaccttaggtaccactttagctaatggggcctccagctgccactgtgccaccgtcgtgcaatttccgttctcatcctgaggcaaagttcttaacccgaggtactatttctggattagcggagtctgtaacctgaagcgtctgtaacccgaggtaccactgtaatgagatttgtttttgtgtgtgggtggggtatgtgtgtgtttttggatcaggttagccagattgattcataaGCTGTcggtggattgttgttgttgtcttgttgggctgggGGAACCATACTGGGGTAAatgcgtcttcttctatttgtccccgtgtcagtttcagtttatggCTCCTCTGTGATGAAAACTTGCAATAAgccaagtaagaggtgacatgatagaagtttatcaaATTATGTGCAGCCTAGATAAAGTGAATAGAGAttttgttgttggtgttgttcctccctctctcataacaccagaacttgtggacgtccaatgaagctgaatgctggaagattcaggacagtaataataataataataataataataataataataataataataataataatttatttaaccccagcctccccagccaagaccgggctcagggcggctaacaaccaataataaaaacaagttgattaaaatacaatttaaaagattaagatacaacattaaaacaattaggaggagaaaggaaaaagaaagagggggagggaatcaaactgattctgagccaaaggccaggtggaacaactctgtcttacaggtcctgccgaaagagatcagatcccacagggccctggtctcatgagacagagcattccaccaggccggagccagtgttgaaaaggccctggctctggttgaggctaatctaacttccttagggcccaggacctctagggtgttgctatatatggaccttaaagATAaaggaaaggacttcttcacacagtgcatagttaaactatggaactcgctgccacaggaggcagtgattggcACCAACTtagttggctttttaaaaagattagataaattcatgaaggataaggctgtcCATGGCTATTAACTACAGTGGCAATGCTCTGCCTCCCTGGTTGGAAACAGTAATGCTTCTGACTATTGTACCAGGAAGGAAGACGGCTCTTCTGCTTGGGTTCTGCTAGCTGGTTTcccagttggactagatgggccattggcctgatccaacaggctcttagaatcatagcattgtaaagttggaagggacactaaagatcatgtagtccaaccccttgcagtcaaggttaccagacgtccccgtttcccgggaacagcccccggatttacaaatctgtccccatacaaaatccatggaagttgaaaagtgtccccggattcattgaaaaaaatctggtaaccttatttgcaatgccagaatatgcagctgtcccataaggggattgaacctgcaaccttggcattatcagcaccgtgTTCTAATCAAAGGAGCTATTCAGGTGTTccgttcttatttattttttaaacattttaattctGCAATATCAGTTAGGCATGAAATTAAATGACCATGGTTGCTAAAAGCCCACTTGATTTGGCAGTCTATTAACAAGGATAAACAATAGTGTGGGAGAAGACATTAGCGTTTGGTCAAAAGTTtgcacttcagaaaagtgtgtttttgtttcttccaCTAGATGGAGTTATTGTGCCTTTATAACCGCCGTGCGGCAACCTCTGTATCAGTTGCATTTCTGCTGTCCACATTGCGGCTGTTGCATCCACAAGAACCCTCTTGTGAAACACAAAAAGGTGGCAGTCCCAGGGACCCTTGAGCCTTGGCTCAAGATTCTGCAGGCAGATCCATGGCAATGGAGTGAGAGGTCATAGAGGGAAGGATGACATCACAAGATTGCTCCCGCAGAGAGCGACATCCAAGGGGCCTAGGAAAAACAGGGACTGAGCAGGGCTGGCAGGAGGGGCCGGAAAAAGACCACAGGTCAGTTGCTGACACCCTTTAAACAAGCCGTGGTAGAAGCAAGCGATGAGCACAGGCACCAGAGCATGTCCTTAGCCCCATTACCCCATGAGTTGGGTTGCCAACTGATGAGGGGAGAGCTTGATCTGCTTTTGCAGAAGCCACACCTACAAGGTCAAgatctacagcaggcataggcaaactcagccctccagatgttttgggattacaactcccaccatccctcgctaacagaaccagtggtcagggatggtgggagttgtagtcccaaaacatctggagggccgagtttgcctatgcctgacctacagCTACCTACAGCTTTCTAACCTGAAAAGGTCTGCAAATCAAGAGgccttaaaggcacaggagcagcagTCAATGGGAAACCTGGCAATCCTGCCTGCAAAAACAACTCACAAACCAAGGCACTCAGGGAAGGTTGCCACCTTTTCCTCTCAGctttgctcctgtgcctttataaCAGTAGCctgacacatgcacacatatacttatctgctgcagcccttAATTCTTGCCTGCCTCTCGCCCCTCCCTGCTTTTGTTCTAACCACTAGTCTCTCACACCCCATGTAGGCCATGGAGCAAGGGAAGACGATGGAGGCGCCTAAACCACCCAGTCACATCGCCACCAAAGGCCTCTTCAATACAGCTATGGGGCCCCTCCAGCGCCAACTACGCTCCGGGGAGTACAACCTGTTCAAGTGTGCCACCATGTTTGAAAGCGACTTTGTCCAGGTACGGGAACCTGCTCCTCAGTTTGCTTCCTGGGACTCTGGAAATGCCGGGCGTTGAACTCAACacccttttgcatgcaagacgcggggggggggggggggagagcactgaGTCAATATCCTTCCCCAACTCACATCCAGAGTTTCTCAAGAACTGGGCAAAACTCAGCCGAAGAGAGTTCCCCTTTCTCCGTCGCTGCAGAAACATGTTTGGAAAATCTGGCCCTGGCAGAATTCTCCCTGCTGTAACCTCCCCTACAAATAGTCTGGGATGCTGATACGAGACATGCCGCCACGTCTAGGGCCTAAAGCAAACACTTTAGGCTGCTGTTTTTCTGTTCTAGTGGCAGTGAGTTTCTCGGATGCAGTGAGGATGTTAGCTGGTAACCTACATCTGCAGTCTAGTAAGTCTGGTAAGCCTGAAGTTAGTTTTCTGTGGAGTTAAAAGCAGGAGTGTTTTCCTATCCCTACTGGAGCAGTATGGAATTGCAGGCTGTGCTGTCAAGTTTTGAGTACAGTTCAGTACATAGCTGTTAAATCTCCAGGAACATAGGGAGTGATGTCTGTTGTTTGCAGAGAAGTGAGGTGATGTTTGTCAGGGGGACTTTGCTCAGTCTGTGTCACTGGAAGCAGACCCGTTCTGGGGAGCTATCTTCTTAGGCTGGTTTGTTAGAGGAGTTCATCTCTATCTCCTAAAGGCAGTGTCAGCTTTTTCTCCCCAGCGCAAAGGGAGGTGAAAAGCAGGGAGAGTGAGTCTTGGACTCTTGTTGGACTCTAAGCATGCCTTGACCACAGCAGTGGTGGATGTCTGTATATATTTGCTACCAATATGCTTTTATGCCTGTCAAGTAAGCTTCTACACTGGATCGAATATTTATGGCGCCCAAGAGTGTTCATTGGCTGCTGTGTGTACCTTCAACCCTGAAtacacttccaaggaaggagctgcGTTGAGATGTCACTCTGCCGAGTATGGatactggcacacacacacacgtagcgaAAATGATGCCGGACCCAATCCTTCTAAATCATccatcagaggttgatggattgatccaacagTCATCACATGGTAACTTCTCTTTGCATTGCAGGTCAGCAAGCGAGGTGGCACCCTGGACGTCCACAATCAAGTCCAGATGGTGCGGGTTGCCATTGCGGCCACCAGCCCAGGCCTTCAGGTCCCCAACGTGCTGTTGCTGGCCCGGCCAATATTCCCTTCCCGACAGCAGCCTCAAAGCCTCCAGGCCGCCCGGTTACACCGCACTTCGATGAATACGAGGTTTGAGCTGACCAGGTGAGGCCCAGGTTGCCCATTTTCACACCAAGGCAGCACCCTGCTTAAAAAGGCCACATTTGCATGATTTAGAGCACTATGGCACAACAGTCAAGACTTcctcacaaagaattctgggagctgtagtttgttaagggtgctgagagtggttaggagacccctattatCCCCATAGAGAAACAATTTCCAGCAGGCCCAGCCCACCTATGGGGcaaagtgaggtgactgcctcaggtggcaggatccacagggacagcagatcctaatacagtggtacctctcattaagaacttaattctttctggaggtctgttcttaacctgaaactgttcttaacctgaagcaccactttagctaatggggcctcctgctgccgctgcgccaccactgcgcgatttctgttctcatcctgaagcaaagttcttaacccgaggtaatatttctgggttaacagagtctgtaacctgaagcgtatgtaacccaaggtaccactgtataggtcttTATTCCCTTcttcctgatgtagattttcactcaccccttcttacctggtggggaagggggcgccattttgtggtttaccTCAGGTACCAAAAATATATTGGGCCGACCGTAATTTCCAGGATGGCTTAACAGTCGATCCCACCttacagggagctctgggaactgtaggcaCTGGCTCCCAAATGTTGGCAACCGCaacgggaagcccacaagcaggacgtgAGTGTAGCAGACCTCACTTTGTTTCATTCTAAATTCTCTTGCTGCTTTCAGAGGTAATTTTTAAGAATGGCTGTGCTATTtcagtgaaagttcctaaatctTGTGCATGGCATTAAAAAGTCTTAATAAACAAAGGGGGTGCAGATTGTGGTGTGACGGCAAGTCAGTTCATAGACCCCATTTTGCACTCCaacaacaaacacacatacagatCTTCCTGCTTTCTCTCCCTGTCTCCATGCAGGCTCCTTCCCTTGTGCTTCGTCAAGATCTCCATCCACGACTTTGATAAGCAACAGCTCCGATTCAAAATGTCCACCGGCCGCACTTTCTACCTCCAGCTCTGCCCACTACCAGATACACAGGAAAGTGAGTTTGAGTCATGGGTCAAGGTTGTCCACCTGCTGCGACCCCCCTCGGACGTTAGCCTGAAGAAGGAGCCTGTTGAAGACCTATGGAAGCCAGGCCAGCCTGCTCTCAACGCTACAGCTGTGAGTTCCTTTGGGGTGATGGAAGTGAAGCCCCTAAAAGTAGGACACCCGGAACCTTGGGAATGCAGGGGGGATGTGGGAAAGGAAGGTGAaaatattggcaaaacctattggtgtttcacaactttctgactagttgcaggaccttagccagacctagcagagcaCACGCAGAGTTCAcaaaagcaattggcaacttggctgcagacaggatggatgaagcaggaaccagtAACTTGtggttaggtgtttattatatacagtgccTATTTACAGGAgcagaacagaacacggatctttaacTTGCTCTCTCatacgactcacaactcctacactgacacttGTACATTCCAGTTAGAAGGCCATTAATCAATATTCctgtgagagagcttgaccaatcatggagctgtctccatgcctctgtatcaccaggcaaacttactccttcacattgccttggctgtctgctaaaccttaattgactctgtgtgcatagctgcacgtattcagattcccaacagaaaatagggacacacacactcctctcacACCAAAGATTACTTCAGAAGACCCCAGCCTTCTCCATTCTCACAGATGGATGATCTCTACCATTTTGGAGATGGAAGTAGGATAATCCTTGAAgacttccaccatccctgctcTTGCACCAAGGACTACTGTTTGAGGTGCATTCTGCCATCCCTTCACAGACACCCCACTTTGCTCTTCTCCAGcacttctgacaccagtgttgcacacatcccaatctctgagcggtgagaGACTCCAGGCGTGCTTGCTTTTTcctagggttcagtttccttggattgAAGGTCAACAgagactgtggcgtctttatgatatatggattTCTTGACACATATAttcaacctgagcataggatggaggggcacACAGCATTAACACCACAACGGATATTGCCTCCCTGTTAGAGTTCCAGGGAAGCCCAAAGCCTTAGCTTCGGAGTCCAGCACTGAGCAAAACATGCCTCTGAGTCTCCAGCTGCCAGCATTAGCAAAAATTCTCTCACAACTTTCACATACACAGTCTTGGCCTATTATTCTCCATCCTAGGATGATGTGGCATATAACCAGaacagacagtggcgtagcgtggggggtgcagggggggccggccgcaccgggcgcaacatctggggttagggcaaatccacaggttagggggcgcaaatccacgggttagggggcgcaaatcttgccttgccccgggtgctgacaacccacgctacgccactgagaacAGATGGGGGAAAAACTCACCCACATGTCTCTATGGGAACAGAGCTCACTCTTTTAAGATGTGAATGACAGGTATTTATTTAACTGAGCAGCTGAGGCCATTACCTTGACAAATGAACTGGCCTGATTGGTTCAGTCAGCTTCATCCTACAGATTCTAGCCTCCCACACACAGGATCACTGGTCTAGATTATACCCACAGGTATGGTTTAGACCCCTCAAATCTATAACAGTACATTGAACTGGTCTTAGCTGTTTAAAaagcagtgttcttcaaccttggagtctcagatgctgttggactataaTTCATCCAGCATAGCAGTTAGTCTGGGATGAATGATGAATGATGGGAGTCCcagcccaacagcatctggggaaccCCAGCTGAAAAAGGTCTAAAGGGAATTTACTTAGCAGAGCTGGGGTGGAGTGCTGTTAGATTGGGAAGCGCTTGGTAGAGCTCTGTATGTTCTGAAGTAGATTAGTAAAggtttctgaatactagttgtacACATTGTTTCCTCTCCATTTAAATAAGGCAGCTAAAATAAAGTAAGTTTGGAGTAACCGTGAGTGtgtataaacaaaaaaaattccttccagtagcaccttaaagaccaactaagttagttcttggtatgagctttcgtgtgcatgcacacgaaagctcataccaagaactaacttagttggtctttaaggtgctactggaaggaattttttttgttttgactatggcagaccaacacgggtACCTATCTGTAACGTGAGTGTGTATGTGAGAGGACTGTGAGCGCCACTCATTTCAGGTTCTGAAAACCTCTTCCTAGCCTCAGCCTATGCTcaaaatgcattatttatttctatcttttgcacctggctttggTTGGGTGATCTGacggttctagcaaacagcaagcAAAGTCAGTCTGACAAGCCTCATGTCTGTCCATCCCTACAACATATTGCAGGTATTACTACTACACAGCTTGAAGCAATCGGGTGgataaaaactgactcctcttgGAATAAATATTGTCCGGACCCAAAATATGGTTCCAAAGCTTTATTAATAGAACTTTCTTCAAACGAATAATGTTACAGCCAAATAGTTGTAGAAacttcagtggcaccctgtgtgagccGAAAATTTGGCACCCTCCCACATctcaccttctgttctgctcaattcactatgtcatagttgtgacGCCTTGTGACACCCCCTAGGCTTGGCACCCAATGTGGGGAAACTGGGcgcgctgccctaaatctgcctctgtcccCAGGAAAGAAAATTAGGTCCATGCCCATTGTTTCAAATACCTTGTTCCCCATCCACCCAGAATCCTGCGCCCCAGCTCCCTGCGGACAGAGAGTACACCCTTGCAGAAGTCCTAAGCACTTTGCAAGACGAAGAGGACAAGAGGAACCCAGCTGAGCCCTTGACGAATCAGTATAGCATCCTTGAACCCAGCAGCAGCCCATCTCTAACTCCCAGCCAAGGGATACCAGCAGAATCAGAGAGCCTCCCACCTTCAGAGGGTCCAAGTTCCAAAGAGCTCCTTCAAAGGTCCTCCAAGGGCGACAAGAAGGACAGGAGGCATAAGGACCGCTCGTCTGGAAGCAGGTACCAGGGGAATTTTGTGCTGGCAGCCAGAGCGGGGAGCTGGGATTTGAGGCTGACGGCGAAAGGGTTCAACCCATACCACCCCAGACAAACATACGCTGACAGAAAGCTCCAGTTGGACATTATGGCAAGCTAGGTGGTGCACACATacaccagatgtttttgaactccagctcccattactCCCAGGCAACatatccaatggtcagggatgatgggagttgtattctgaCAACGTTGGCTACCCATATGGTCATTTGGACAGCTAGTTCCCAATATTCTATAGTATAAGAAcagtctggctgctggatcagacccaaggccCATCTTGTgcagaattctgttctcacagtggcagggGTGTAGGGGGTGTGTGCCAGGACGATCGCCCCAGGCACATTTTTTAGGGGGTGTTGTTCATGCCGCCCTCCCCAAGCCAGCCCTGTGCTGCTTCGTGAGGCTGGGATCTAATCAGATTCCAGCCTTGCAAAGCTGCTCAGAGAGGGCAGCGTGAGCCTTGTGTTGCTTTGTGAGGCAGGGATCATTGCAGCCTTGCAAAGCAGCTTGGGGCTGATGTTGTTCAGCAGCAAGGCCTGGGCAGGCTCAGGGAGGGCGGAGTCAACAGTGCCCCCCTGTCAAAGTACATCCTGTATCTGGTAAATCAAATTTTCAGGAGGAAAGCATTGAGATTGGTGCTGTTTGTGGATTGTGCTAATTAAATGGGACTGCAAAAAGCGGCAAACCCACAGTAAACtccagtgtggacaagccctaattGTGAGATGGGGGGAACCACACCCACTTTCTGATTGTCCTCCTGGTGAATGGCGAATGGAGGAGGTTTCACATGGACATGGCAGCCATTCTCACAGGTGCTCTTCCTGTTTcagaaaaagcagcagaaggaaAAGGTCAAGCAAGTCACGCCGAAGCCATTCATCAAAGAGAGGTAAGAGCTGCTCCGGCCAGCTTCCCAGAGCCCATCCCCAAACACAATGGAAGATCCATGCCACTGTAAGCATCTAAGGGATCAGCCATGCTTCTGCCTGTCCctccgctgaatcagagcaaacatcaatcgggttttctgcagattggcaTTTGCTGCGATTCAGCAGCAAAGGACAGGTTTTCCAAGGAAAGTGGTGGCGCAAATGGAAACTACTCagactgtgcctagaaagcattgGACAAGCAGAAAACCTATTGAAGCTGTGCTTTCCAGGCAAGGGACAAGCAGAAGCCCTTAACCCATGACTCTCCATCCACCCATTAATCCAGGGATGCCATACTGGATCAACATTTCCAAAATCAAATGGATTTGAGAATTGTGGCATCTGAAAATAAGGCAATGGAATcaatggaattggaagggaccctgagggtcatccagttcaaccctctgcagtgcaggaataaatTCATTGCACGCTTCAATAGGAAAGGCTCCAGACGTTGGTTAGACTCCCAGCTCTCatgatccccagccagcatgaccaattgaCCAATgttggagctgtagtccagcaacagcggGGGTGGGCACGTTTGTCTACCCCTGGCACAGCCAAAGATGGGTAGGGGCAGTGCTGCATGCCTGTGCCCATGGAGGGGAGGGGCAGCAGGTGAAGGTGGTGGGAGCAGCTCCGCTGACTCCTCTCGGGgtctctcctcctttccctccagcTGCCAGCCGGAGCCCCAGCAAGATCTCCTCTATTCTCATGGGTTCCTTCTCCAGCACCAGCCACAAACACCACAAAGGAAGCAgaaaggggggcagagagaggaggcaTTGAGAGAGGCCCAAGAAGCAGAAGAGGCCCCAAAGGGACAGAGatgctttcccctcttctccaaCCATCTCtgactttaataaaaacaatggcTAGAAAAACCACACCATTGTGAGTCTTGGGCcaagaggcacaggggagaggggaggccggtgggggcaggagaggggagggTTAAGAGGGGTCTGGCCAAGGGGAAGGCATGACACCCcatgcagcgtttgggacttcttagtttggagaaaaggcgagtaagaggtgacattatTGAAATTTATCAATGTATGTCTGGCATGGAGAGAGGAAAGcttttctcactctctcacaacactagAACTCTTTGTACTGTGGAGACATTTGACTGGAGCCATAaaatggcttaaaggtaaaggtaaagggacccctgaccattaggtccagtcgtggccgactctggggttgggcgctcatctcgctttattggccaagggagccgga includes:
- the LOC114587095 gene encoding Golgi-associated RAB2 interactor protein 4-like, which gives rise to MEQGKTMEAPKPPSHIATKGLFNTAMGPLQRQLRSGEYNLFKCATMFESDFVQVSKRGGTLDVHNQVQMVRVAIAATSPGLQVPNVLLLARPIFPSRQQPQSLQAARLHRTSMNTRFELTRLLPLCFVKISIHDFDKQQLRFKMSTGRTFYLQLCPLPDTQESEFESWVKVVHLLRPPSDVSLKKEPVEDLWKPGQPALNATANPAPQLPADREYTLAEVLSTLQDEEDKRNPAEPLTNQYSILEPSSSPSLTPSQGIPAESESLPPSEGPSSKELLQRSSKGDKKDRRHKDRSSGSRKSSRRKRSSKSRRSHSSKRAASRSPSKISSILMGSFSSTSHKHHKGSRKGGRERRH